The DNA segment AGGGACACGCCCAGCGTCCGTTCCCAGAGCGGTCCCTGGGGCGTGAGATAACTGATCTTCCAGTCCGTGCCCGGGATTCCCCGGGTGTTCAGCAGGAAGCGTTCGGTGCCGATGGTCGTCTCGCTGACGAAGCCGAAGCGGGTGCGCGTGTGCCAGGCCAGGTGCTTGAGTTGGTATTTGGGATAGTGTTCGCGGTCGTGGATTTCCTGGATCATGCCCGCGTCCAGCGGTGTCAGGGTCATGTATTTCCAGGAAGGGCGACTGGTCAGGACGATGACCCCGTTGGAATCGGTCACGATCAGGGTCTCGCCGCCCTCCTTCCAGAGACGCTCCAGGGGAGAGAGGGCGATCTTGGCCACGGCCACGCCGAGAACCTCGTCGTTGTCCTTGATGGGGTGGGAGATGTAGATGCCGGGTTCGCCCCGGGTGATGCCCACGCCGAAGAAGATTCCCTGGCTCCCGGACATGGCGTCCTTGAAGTAGGGCCGGAAGCCGAGGTCCAGGCCGACGAAGGCGTTGGGGCGATCCCAGTTGGAAGCCGCCTTGACGATTCCGTCCGTGCCGATGATGTAGACCACCGACGACTCGGCGATGGTGTTCACCCGCTTGAGAAAACGGTTGATGGGCGTTGCCTCGCCGCCCTTGGTCAGAAAGGCCGAGACCATGCCGTTCTCGGAAATGAGGTAAGGCAGGTATTCGTATTTGCGCAGTTCGGAATCCAGCGTCATCTCGTACAGGGTCAGGCGTTCCTCGGAGACCTGCTCCAGGTCCTGGAGATAGTCGTACTGCACCAGCAGGCCGACAATGAACGGCAGGCCGATGAGCAGGAATATGCCGAGCGTTACGGCCGGGGTGTTGAAACGGGTTTCGTTGAAGGCTTTCATGCTTTGCCTGTGCCTGTTCCCGAACGAGCGGGGGTTGGATCTGTTTCGGTCCGCTTTTCAATAATAGGCGGAAATCCGCCGATCGGGCAAGGGCGAAAGCGGGCCGCTTGCAGGCCGCATGTGTTCAACATACTGTATTTATTTAATTTGCTTGTGTTAACGGGAGATTCCATGCCCATGATCTAGCAAATAGGATACCGACATCCCGGCGCGGGAGATATATTTCGTCGTTTGGGCCGGGGCGCGTGGAATCAGTGCGGGAAATTCTCGGTGTAGGCCACGCTTCGATCGGGCAGGAACCAGATGCAGGCGCTCTTGGGCGAATACTCCTTGAGGAAGGCGGTCCCCCGGGCCGGGCCCATGATGAACAGGGTGGTGGCCAGGGCGTCGGCCAGTTCAGCGGTATCGGCTATGACGGTCACGCCGATGGATTTGTGGGCCGAGTCCATGGTCGAGGGGTTGATGATGTGGTGGTGCTTGATGGGCCCGCCCTGCTTGTCCGGGCTGACGAATTGCCGGTAGTCGCCCGAGCCGCATACGCCTTTGTCACGCACGGCGATGGTCTGGAATACGGCGTCGTGGCGCGGATGGCGGATGCCCACGTGCCAATCGCGGTCGCCGAAGCAACGGAAGTCGCCGCCCGCCTCGACGATGCCCGCGGGCACGCCGTGCTTTTTGAGCAGGGCCACGGCCGCGTCCACGATGGATCCCTTGGCGATGCCGCCGAGATCCAGCGCCATGCCCGCCTTTTCGAGCCGAACCCGGCCGCCCGGCCGGTCCATGAGGACCATACGGTAGTCCACGAGGCCGGACTTGGTCCGGGCCACGGACTCGTCCATGGCGTAGTAGAAGGGCGAGGTGGTCAGGGCTCCCACCGTGGGATCGAAGACTCCGCCCGTGGCCGCGCTGAAGGCCAGTGCCCGGTCGAGCTGGGCGAAGGCGCGCGGCGTGATCTTGACCCAGGATTGCCCGGCCGCGCGATTGATCCGGCCGATGGAGCCGCGGGGATTGCGGTGGTCGAAGTCCTGTTGCAGGGAGCGCATGGCGGTCATGGTTCGGCGGGCCGCCAGGGAGGCGGACTTGCGGCTCGGGGCTTCGATGGTCAGTTTGACCACCGTACCCATGGCCACGTCGGTGAAACGGTAGAGATCCTCGTCCCGGCCGTCGGGGCGCAGGTCCGGGGAGAGGGTCGGGATCAGGAGCAGGCCGAGCAGGCAGGCGGCCAGACCGGCGGCGCTCCAGGCCATGCCGCGCCCCCAGTGGAATCGGTCGCGGAAGACGTGGGTTGACAAAGGCAGGCAGGCCAGCGCGCCGATGACGGCGGCCGCCTTGAGCCCGGATGCCGGGGCGTGCAGGGAGTGGACGATGAATCCGCCGAGCAGCGGACCCAGGAGAAAGCCGAGCCCGGAGGCGAGGTTGGCCGCGCCGAAGACCGCGCCCTGGCGGTGGCTCAGGCGCGAGGCGAAGAACATGGACGCCGGGATGGACAGGGCCGCGCCCAGGCCGAGGATCACGCCGAAGGCGGCGAATTGCCAGAGCGTCCGGCATTCCCCCAGGGCGTAGAGACCTCCGGCGCTGACGAGCATGCCCAGGACCACGCGGCCCATGTCCGGGGTCTTGTCGTCGAACCGTCCGGCGAGCAAGAGTCCCAGGAAGGTGGCCAGGCCGGGCGCGGCGAAGGTGGCCGCGACGACCGGGCCGTGCCGTCCGAGCACGTCGGCCAGGACGATGGGATAGAAGGCGGCGGTCAGGCCGATGCCCAGGCTGCGCCCGCCGATGGCCAGGAGCAGGGCTCCGGCGCGGCTTCTGGACTGGACCGGTCCGGCCTCGGGCGAGGGCGGTCGGCTGGTGGTCGCCTCGCCGGGCAGGAGCAGGAGGGTGGCGACCAGGGCCAGGGCCAGGCAGGCTGATAACCCGACGAGAACCGGCCCCATGACCCCGGTCGTGTAGAGCAGGCTGCCGAGGATGGGTCCGGCAAAGGACGCCGCGTTGAACAGGGCCGCGTGGACCGCGAACCGCCTGGACAGGGCCGGGCCGTCCGCCGACCCGCCCAAGGCGGCCAGTCCCACGGGCCGGACCAGGCCGGTAACCAGCCCCATGGCCACCTGGACCATGTACAGTGCGGTCATGCCGGGGGACAGGAAATAGGTCATGGGAATGAGACAGCCTGCGGCCATGGCCAGGACCAGGACC comes from the Desulfovibrio sp. Huiquan2017 genome and includes:
- a CDS encoding MFS transporter, with translation MDNLGHYGQSEASRGTGRTAENRLPGETPENDMHATGSNRTLAAVLTGGLFTTLGVGLFAFTIPLLTLDERVSGAWLGTAFAGYYLAKLLVSPLSGLAADRFGPKPVLVLAMAAGCLIPMTYFLSPGMTALYMVQVAMGLVTGLVRPVGLAALGGSADGPALSRRFAVHAALFNAASFAGPILGSLLYTTGVMGPVLVGLSACLALALVATLLLLPGEATTSRPPSPEAGPVQSRSRAGALLLAIGGRSLGIGLTAAFYPIVLADVLGRHGPVVAATFAAPGLATFLGLLLAGRFDDKTPDMGRVVLGMLVSAGGLYALGECRTLWQFAAFGVILGLGAALSIPASMFFASRLSHRQGAVFGAANLASGLGFLLGPLLGGFIVHSLHAPASGLKAAAVIGALACLPLSTHVFRDRFHWGRGMAWSAAGLAACLLGLLLIPTLSPDLRPDGRDEDLYRFTDVAMGTVVKLTIEAPSRKSASLAARRTMTAMRSLQQDFDHRNPRGSIGRINRAAGQSWVKITPRAFAQLDRALAFSAATGGVFDPTVGALTTSPFYYAMDESVARTKSGLVDYRMVLMDRPGGRVRLEKAGMALDLGGIAKGSIVDAAVALLKKHGVPAGIVEAGGDFRCFGDRDWHVGIRHPRHDAVFQTIAVRDKGVCGSGDYRQFVSPDKQGGPIKHHHIINPSTMDSAHKSIGVTVIADTAELADALATTLFIMGPARGTAFLKEYSPKSACIWFLPDRSVAYTENFPH